The Microbulbifer sp. YPW1 genome contains a region encoding:
- a CDS encoding TonB-dependent receptor → MSKACLRSLPALLLAAHVSAVPAAFAVDAAQRPEGNIGPGNSAQAATYQFQIPPQPLDQSLLAFSRQTGLAVMVATAQDRAVSTPGGEAPAVAGEYTAEAALEQLLAQSDFRYRRVDGQGVVILPPKSTAAEAETEAQLIAEARPLLEEIEVVASKRRTSLQQTPMTVTAISGGTLEERNIDSLEKLAAEVPSLQVARNGDHTASMLYLRGVGSDNHTEAGDSGVATHVDGIFSSRVQGSAVLLYDLDRVEVLRGPQGTLFGRNSTGGVINYHTARPQDEWSSEMSVTLGNYRQHKISAVANAPISDNWALRWAGVSEQVDSYTDYTEDSVHADRDSRYNNTHLFSHRLSSSWQITDSLDWWLSYERFEDRGAGSLPVVDYATPVTIDTPGRTRLDQDALRSRIALSLPGGASLSYISGYGFTRRAQDWDADRSGAVGSETDPAIYHQSNRTIWSKYRARQHELQLKSRDDQRLRWLLAYFNFAEKNAIRFDLEHQEPDGSGWGGAPAHSFLQPDRGSRLDAAYGQLDYDLSAQWRVSVGARSGRDQRYDRVGRNIACPDLIRSDRGGELGSVAVNRESADPDQCYVANYNDVDRTWRSTTAMARLTYHPSDQTLLYLHYAEGFKPGIVQDGAKLSGTYLGVDDPNYRQALETLLERNNRGAAFVGPETSANLELGFKLGLLDGAMTLNGALFDTRYRDLQVSGIAVEEDGTELIRSSNAPSATIRGMELELNWASSLNGRVAGFISLLDAHYDHFLAVDSEFPDHGQTWNPGAGDPQFPNLVDFSGNRLKQVPEISLGLNYRHSLSLGNWARATARLGVQFASDMYFDEANRGSRSGMLLDNRSGEWQQDPAGPADNIDRQPAWSRWNTGIKLEPYRGNWWLDLYGENLTNTAVANDVQEADIAVPEYYYGAPRTFGLRLGVQID, encoded by the coding sequence ATGTCCAAGGCCTGCCTCAGGTCACTACCCGCCCTTTTGCTGGCGGCACACGTAAGTGCCGTACCGGCGGCATTTGCCGTGGATGCCGCTCAGAGGCCGGAGGGTAATATTGGACCGGGAAATTCCGCACAGGCCGCCACCTACCAATTCCAGATTCCCCCACAGCCGCTCGACCAGTCACTACTGGCATTCTCACGTCAGACCGGGCTGGCGGTGATGGTTGCCACCGCCCAGGATCGCGCTGTCAGCACTCCGGGCGGCGAGGCGCCGGCGGTCGCTGGCGAATACACCGCCGAAGCCGCGCTGGAGCAGCTGCTGGCGCAGTCGGATTTCCGCTACCGGCGGGTGGATGGCCAGGGAGTAGTGATTCTGCCCCCGAAATCGACAGCAGCAGAGGCGGAGACAGAGGCGCAGCTTATCGCCGAGGCGCGCCCACTGCTGGAGGAGATTGAGGTGGTGGCGAGCAAGCGCCGCACCAGTCTCCAGCAGACGCCCATGACCGTCACCGCGATCAGTGGCGGCACCCTGGAAGAGCGCAATATCGATAGCCTGGAGAAACTCGCGGCAGAAGTGCCCAGCCTGCAGGTGGCGCGCAATGGAGACCACACCGCATCCATGCTCTACCTGCGCGGGGTCGGGTCTGATAACCACACCGAGGCGGGGGATTCCGGGGTCGCCACCCATGTGGATGGGATATTCAGCAGCCGGGTACAGGGTTCGGCGGTCCTGCTTTATGACCTGGATCGGGTTGAAGTGCTGCGCGGTCCCCAGGGCACCCTGTTCGGGCGCAACTCCACTGGCGGGGTGATCAACTACCACACGGCGCGACCGCAGGACGAATGGTCGTCGGAAATGTCAGTCACTCTGGGCAACTACCGGCAGCACAAGATCAGTGCCGTTGCCAATGCACCGATCAGCGACAACTGGGCACTGCGCTGGGCGGGGGTATCCGAACAGGTCGACAGCTATACCGACTACACCGAAGATTCGGTTCACGCGGATCGCGACAGCCGCTATAACAACACCCACCTGTTCAGTCACCGCCTCAGCTCGAGCTGGCAGATCACGGATAGTCTCGACTGGTGGCTCAGCTACGAGCGCTTTGAGGATCGCGGCGCCGGCAGTCTGCCGGTGGTGGATTATGCCACCCCGGTCACCATCGATACCCCCGGGCGCACCCGGTTGGACCAGGACGCGTTGCGCAGCCGCATAGCGCTCAGTTTGCCCGGCGGTGCGTCACTATCCTATATCTCCGGTTATGGCTTTACCCGTCGCGCCCAGGACTGGGATGCGGATCGCAGCGGCGCGGTGGGCAGCGAGACAGACCCGGCCATCTATCACCAGAGCAATCGCACCATCTGGTCGAAATACCGCGCGCGTCAGCACGAACTGCAGCTGAAAAGCCGCGACGACCAGCGGTTGCGCTGGCTGCTGGCGTATTTCAACTTTGCGGAAAAGAATGCGATCCGCTTCGACCTGGAGCATCAGGAGCCTGACGGCAGCGGTTGGGGCGGTGCGCCGGCACACAGCTTCCTGCAACCGGACCGGGGTTCCCGGTTGGATGCGGCATACGGCCAACTGGATTACGACCTGAGCGCGCAATGGCGGGTCAGCGTCGGCGCCAGAAGCGGTCGCGACCAGCGCTATGATCGCGTCGGGCGCAACATCGCCTGCCCGGACCTGATCCGCAGCGATCGCGGTGGCGAGCTGGGTTCCGTCGCGGTCAATCGCGAATCCGCTGATCCGGATCAGTGTTATGTAGCAAACTACAATGACGTCGACCGCACCTGGCGCAGCACCACCGCCATGGCGCGCCTTACCTATCACCCTTCCGACCAGACCCTGCTCTATCTGCACTATGCCGAGGGATTCAAACCGGGCATCGTGCAGGACGGCGCCAAGCTCAGTGGCACATACCTTGGTGTCGATGACCCGAATTACCGGCAGGCGCTGGAAACATTGCTCGAGCGCAATAACCGCGGCGCCGCCTTTGTCGGCCCGGAAACCAGTGCCAACCTGGAGCTGGGCTTCAAGCTGGGCCTGCTGGATGGCGCCATGACCCTGAACGGGGCGCTGTTTGATACCCGCTACCGCGACCTGCAGGTCTCTGGCATCGCCGTGGAGGAAGATGGCACCGAGTTGATTCGCAGCTCTAATGCCCCATCCGCCACCATTCGCGGCATGGAGCTGGAGCTGAACTGGGCCAGTAGTCTCAACGGGCGGGTTGCGGGCTTCATATCCCTGCTTGATGCGCACTACGATCACTTCCTCGCGGTGGATAGCGAGTTTCCCGATCACGGCCAGACCTGGAACCCGGGCGCCGGTGACCCGCAATTCCCCAACCTGGTGGATTTCAGCGGCAACCGCCTGAAGCAGGTACCAGAGATCAGTCTCGGCCTGAACTACCGCCATAGCCTCTCACTGGGTAACTGGGCGCGCGCTACCGCACGGCTGGGGGTGCAGTTCGCCTCGGATATGTACTTCGATGAGGCCAATCGAGGCAGTCGCAGCGGCATGTTGCTGGATAACCGCAGCGGTGAGTGGCAGCAGGATCCCGCCGGTCCCGCGGACAACATCGACCGTCAGCCCGCCTGGAGCCGCTGGAATACCGGTATCAAGCTTGAGCCCTACCGAGGCAACTGGTGGCTTGATCTCTACGGAGAAAACCTCACCAATACCGCCGTCGCCAACGATGTGCAGGAGGCGGATATTGCGGTACCTGAGTACTACTACGGCGCGCCGCGTACCTTCGGCCTGCGGCTTGGCGTTCAGATCGACTGA
- a CDS encoding RNA polymerase sigma factor: MATAWASQLATDNDKDLDYYYREYHQELCRYAVSKFGLSHSEAEDLVQEAFARMAPQLRVGDIEHVRAFLYRSVHNATIDALRKGQVRESYAQSVQDDPDREQDSLSPERVATSRQFLGLINRALWSMPHKRRRLLLMNRVDGLSYAEIARREGLSATVVKKHVAKALAGCQEALRAHGGEL; this comes from the coding sequence ATGGCAACAGCGTGGGCTAGCCAATTGGCGACCGATAACGACAAGGACCTGGATTACTACTACCGCGAATATCACCAGGAACTCTGTCGGTATGCGGTGAGTAAGTTCGGACTGTCGCACAGCGAGGCCGAGGACCTGGTGCAGGAAGCATTTGCGCGCATGGCGCCCCAGCTCCGGGTTGGCGATATCGAACATGTGCGGGCCTTCCTGTATCGCTCTGTGCACAACGCCACGATTGACGCGTTGCGCAAGGGGCAGGTGCGGGAGAGTTATGCACAGTCGGTGCAGGACGACCCAGACCGGGAGCAGGACAGCCTGAGCCCGGAGCGCGTTGCCACCAGCCGGCAGTTCCTGGGCCTGATCAATCGCGCCCTGTGGAGCATGCCCCACAAGCGCCGCCGGCTGTTGTTGATGAATCGTGTCGATGGTCTCTCCTACGCGGAAATAGCGCGGAGGGAAGGACTCTCGGCAACCGTAGTTAAAAAGCATGTAGCGAAAGCCCTGGCTGGGTGTCAGGAAGCGCTGCGTGCACATGGTGGAGAATTGTGA
- a CDS encoding FecR domain-containing protein: MTTGNSHLQTDIRRVEAEAREWFMLRGERSLSGDEQSAFDEWMQQVHNRGAYQRLEQIDRSLAALAAGAEGARLRQPGGLSGWLDKLNNYFGIAPVAGLAFACTLMLAVGVVYLAPWQAEPGPQAYAAELAQQRTVTLDDGSRVTLGGDSAIEVAFSDDRRSVKLLRGQAFFEVSRDPARPFYVGARDAEIRVVGTRFDVHAGSTLHPATKVTVEEGIVDVASRPAGEAAVSQSGPKVRLVAGQQVRVEQSRLSHVTTVDSTQVASWRQGKFSYRDAPLSEVVADANRYRQKRIVIGTRELENLRVTTAFTADQADTLVAMLEQSLPVRVFKEPDGRVVIWPGTVED, encoded by the coding sequence ATGACGACTGGCAACAGTCACCTGCAGACAGATATCCGGCGCGTGGAAGCCGAAGCCCGTGAGTGGTTTATGCTTCGCGGCGAGCGCAGCCTCTCGGGTGACGAGCAGTCCGCGTTTGACGAGTGGATGCAGCAGGTACACAACCGCGGCGCTTACCAGCGCCTGGAACAGATCGATCGCAGCCTGGCAGCCCTCGCCGCCGGCGCGGAGGGCGCACGCCTGCGCCAGCCTGGGGGGCTCTCAGGCTGGCTCGACAAGCTGAATAACTACTTCGGTATTGCGCCGGTCGCCGGTCTCGCGTTTGCCTGCACATTGATGCTCGCCGTGGGGGTGGTTTACCTGGCCCCATGGCAGGCTGAGCCGGGGCCCCAGGCCTACGCCGCGGAACTGGCACAGCAACGCACCGTAACCCTCGACGACGGTAGTCGGGTAACTCTCGGCGGCGACTCCGCCATTGAGGTCGCGTTCAGCGATGACCGCCGCAGCGTGAAACTCCTGCGCGGACAGGCGTTCTTCGAGGTCTCCAGGGATCCTGCGCGCCCGTTCTATGTGGGCGCCCGCGACGCGGAGATCCGCGTGGTAGGCACCCGCTTTGATGTGCATGCCGGCAGTACCCTGCACCCCGCGACAAAAGTCACTGTCGAGGAGGGTATCGTCGATGTCGCCAGTCGTCCGGCAGGCGAGGCTGCTGTTAGCCAAAGCGGCCCGAAGGTGCGCTTGGTTGCCGGTCAGCAGGTCAGGGTTGAGCAGTCCCGGCTGAGCCATGTCACCACCGTGGATAGCACCCAGGTTGCCAGCTGGCGTCAGGGAAAATTCAGCTATCGCGACGCACCGCTGTCCGAGGTAGTTGCCGATGCCAATCGCTATCGCCAAAAGCGTATTGTGATTGGCACTCGCGAACTGGAAAACCTGCGCGTGACTACGGCGTTCACCGCTGATCAGGCCGATACCCTGGTGGCAATGCTTGAACAGTCATTACCGGTGCGGGTGTTCAAGGAGCCCGATGGCCGTGTGGTGATCTGGCCGGGTACCGTGGAAGATTAA
- a CDS encoding VOC family protein — protein MDLNQVTLPVSNMEESTDFYRRMGFLQIVDTPHYARFECPEGNSTFSLSLESEDFTSRTVIYFENSTLDTLVANLKEKGFAFDQEPTDMPYLWREAVLHDPSGNKIKLYWAGNNRLNPPWRVERSE, from the coding sequence ATGGATTTGAACCAGGTAACCCTACCGGTTTCAAACATGGAAGAATCTACAGACTTCTACCGGCGCATGGGTTTTCTGCAAATCGTGGATACGCCCCATTACGCCCGCTTTGAATGCCCCGAGGGAAACTCCACATTTTCCCTCTCACTGGAATCTGAAGATTTTACAAGCCGCACCGTCATCTACTTTGAAAATAGCACGCTGGATACGCTGGTAGCGAATCTCAAGGAAAAAGGATTTGCCTTCGACCAGGAGCCTACAGATATGCCATATCTTTGGCGGGAGGCAGTACTGCATGATCCGTCGGGCAACAAGATCAAGCTCTACTGGGCGGGAAATAATCGCCTGAACCCTCCGTGGAGGGTAGAACGCAGCGAATAG
- a CDS encoding TauD/TfdA family dioxygenase: MRVVPPIRKGSFFRQGSGINMSGERETDPIRQRLKSDGYALLKNRAVKEALNICSKLGKTIRHDDVWVDPNSRAHINSDCLLDFHTDHSRAKYIAWYCLKQSSCGGESMLLDSYKVLDHLREYEIKSLRKIYLYQHFVFEGDARSWPLLSDVDGAPQIYYASWLIDSVDQRKREIRKLNRLLNLAEKIKIRLTPGDFLVIDNRRILHGRGEIKGTKDRHLRRFWLA; this comes from the coding sequence GTGCGAGTTGTACCGCCGATTCGCAAAGGATCATTTTTTCGTCAGGGCAGCGGTATCAATATGAGTGGTGAGCGAGAGACGGATCCCATCCGTCAAAGACTAAAGTCAGATGGTTATGCGTTGCTCAAAAATAGGGCAGTCAAGGAGGCGCTTAATATATGTTCGAAGCTAGGCAAAACGATTCGTCATGATGATGTTTGGGTTGACCCTAACTCACGAGCACATATCAACTCTGATTGCCTGCTTGATTTTCATACTGACCATAGCAGGGCAAAGTACATAGCCTGGTATTGTTTAAAGCAAAGCAGCTGCGGTGGTGAGTCAATGCTCTTAGATTCCTACAAAGTTTTAGATCATCTTAGAGAGTATGAAATCAAGAGCTTAAGAAAAATTTATCTCTATCAGCACTTTGTATTTGAGGGAGACGCTCGCTCTTGGCCATTACTAAGTGATGTGGATGGAGCGCCGCAAATTTACTATGCAAGTTGGCTAATTGATTCTGTGGATCAGAGAAAACGAGAAATAAGAAAATTAAATCGGCTATTAAATTTGGCCGAAAAAATTAAAATTCGACTAACGCCAGGTGATTTTTTGGTGATTGATAATAGAAGAATTTTGCATGGAAGGGGAGAAATCAAAGGGACTAAAGATCGGCATTTAAGACGTTTTTGGTTGGCGTAA
- a CDS encoding MazG nucleotide pyrophosphohydrolase domain-containing protein: protein MKKAIPQKDLPLSDYLESVGLWIAGVGSQYFGPLTNGCMLSEEVGEVNRLLCRQYGEQRYKAGEEPANFKRALADELADVMFVLACIANEQDIDLADALVRNLQKKNTRDRSRYSQPEHKEQAYAG from the coding sequence ATGAAGAAAGCCATCCCGCAGAAAGATCTCCCTTTGAGCGATTATCTAGAGTCGGTGGGCCTGTGGATTGCCGGTGTGGGCAGCCAATACTTTGGGCCGCTGACCAACGGCTGCATGCTGTCGGAAGAGGTGGGCGAGGTTAATCGCTTGCTGTGCCGACAGTACGGCGAGCAGCGCTATAAAGCCGGTGAGGAACCGGCCAATTTCAAACGGGCCCTGGCAGATGAACTCGCGGATGTCATGTTTGTGCTGGCCTGTATTGCCAACGAGCAAGATATCGACCTAGCTGATGCGCTTGTGCGCAACCTGCAGAAAAAGAATACCCGCGACCGCAGTCGTTACAGCCAGCCCGAGCACAAGGAGCAAGCCTATGCAGGTTAA
- a CDS encoding DUF2779 domain-containing protein: MPQSSAVPQRSTLLTKSRFKRALECPTKLYYAEQPGYANQSLEDDFLAELAKGGHQVGALAKCYFPGGEDLAGISPEEALVRTQELLQRDQVTIFEAAIQHGQLLVRVDILVKDAGRYQLIEVKAKSCDPLDLHFMKKRGEGIVKDWEPYLCDVAFQKVVLEKALSTCNIDSYLMLANKQARAATDGLNSKFRVAGDHSVIVSPELSAEDLASELLVKVDVNEPLAYIRTMCEYHGHTFEGYIATAADALQRSERLRGCVGAHCKKCEFRCTLEDEANGLQSGFRECWKEAMGWQDQDFEDPLVLEIANFRKADKLLAQGKVKMIDLDEADISPAPGDKLGMSNSERQWLQVQKVQQGDTSPEIDIDGLRAEMQGWTYPLHFIDFETITAALPFTSGRRPYEGVAFQFSHHVVLEDGTVEHAHQFLDTEPGHFPSFDFIRALKQALEGDNGTIFRYAAHENSFLNLIHSQLHDSDLPQEEVQELCAFIESISHSKEDSELTWNGARDMVDLLELVKRYAYYPQTRGSNSIKYVLPAVLNHSSFLQEKYGQPIYGATGGIPSFNFQNWQWVQVEHGQVRDPYKLLPKMFEDVPENIDELLSEGDSLANGGAALTAYARIQFTDLSSYERGELRAALLKYCELDTLAMVMIYEAWQAQANNR; this comes from the coding sequence ATGCCCCAGAGTTCCGCTGTTCCCCAGCGCTCGACATTGCTGACCAAATCGCGATTCAAGCGTGCCCTGGAATGCCCCACCAAGCTGTATTACGCCGAACAACCCGGCTACGCCAATCAGAGCCTGGAAGATGATTTCTTGGCTGAGCTGGCCAAAGGCGGTCACCAGGTGGGCGCGCTGGCCAAGTGCTATTTCCCCGGTGGAGAAGACCTTGCTGGAATATCCCCAGAAGAAGCTCTGGTGCGCACGCAGGAGCTGTTGCAACGGGACCAGGTCACTATCTTCGAAGCGGCTATCCAGCATGGCCAGTTGTTGGTGCGGGTGGATATCCTGGTCAAGGACGCTGGCCGTTACCAGCTGATCGAGGTCAAGGCCAAGTCCTGCGACCCCCTCGACCTTCACTTCATGAAAAAGCGTGGCGAAGGCATCGTCAAGGACTGGGAACCTTACCTGTGCGACGTTGCCTTCCAGAAAGTGGTGCTCGAAAAAGCACTGAGCACGTGCAATATCGACAGCTACCTGATGCTGGCGAACAAACAAGCACGCGCTGCCACCGATGGTCTGAACAGCAAGTTCCGCGTGGCGGGCGACCACAGTGTAATCGTCTCCCCTGAACTGAGCGCGGAAGACCTAGCCAGCGAGCTGCTGGTCAAGGTGGATGTCAACGAGCCGTTGGCCTATATCCGCACAATGTGCGAGTACCACGGCCACACATTCGAGGGCTATATCGCCACCGCCGCCGATGCCTTGCAGCGGAGCGAGCGCTTGCGTGGGTGCGTTGGCGCCCATTGTAAGAAGTGCGAATTCCGCTGCACTCTGGAAGATGAGGCCAATGGCCTGCAAAGCGGCTTCCGCGAATGTTGGAAGGAGGCCATGGGATGGCAAGATCAGGACTTTGAGGACCCGTTGGTGCTCGAAATCGCCAACTTCCGCAAAGCCGATAAGCTGCTAGCGCAGGGTAAGGTCAAAATGATCGATCTGGACGAGGCTGATATCAGTCCCGCACCAGGGGACAAGCTGGGCATGTCCAACAGTGAACGCCAGTGGCTTCAGGTGCAAAAGGTTCAGCAGGGCGACACCAGCCCGGAGATCGATATCGACGGCCTGCGTGCGGAGATGCAGGGCTGGACCTACCCCCTGCACTTTATCGACTTCGAAACCATCACCGCTGCCCTGCCATTCACCAGCGGCCGCCGTCCCTACGAAGGCGTTGCGTTTCAGTTCTCACACCATGTAGTCCTCGAGGACGGCACGGTGGAGCACGCCCACCAGTTCCTAGATACAGAGCCCGGGCACTTCCCCAGCTTCGATTTTATCCGCGCTCTGAAGCAGGCGCTGGAAGGCGACAACGGCACTATCTTCCGCTATGCGGCCCATGAAAACAGCTTCCTCAATCTTATCCACAGCCAGCTGCACGACAGCGACCTGCCGCAGGAAGAAGTACAGGAGCTATGCGCGTTTATCGAGTCCATCTCCCATTCCAAGGAAGATAGCGAACTTACCTGGAATGGCGCGCGGGATATGGTCGACCTGCTGGAGCTGGTCAAGCGCTATGCCTACTACCCGCAAACCAGGGGCTCCAATTCGATCAAGTATGTGCTGCCGGCTGTGTTGAATCACTCTTCCTTCCTACAGGAAAAATACGGCCAGCCCATCTATGGTGCGACAGGCGGAATCCCCAGCTTCAATTTCCAAAACTGGCAGTGGGTCCAGGTGGAACACGGCCAGGTACGCGACCCGTACAAGCTTCTTCCCAAGATGTTCGAGGATGTGCCAGAGAATATCGATGAGTTGCTGTCGGAGGGCGATAGCCTCGCCAATGGTGGGGCGGCGTTAACGGCTTATGCCAGGATTCAGTTTACTGACTTGAGTTCATATGAGCGCGGGGAGTTGCGGGCGGCGCTTCTGAAGTACTGTGAGCTGGATACTCTCGCAATGGTGATGATTTATGAAGCTTGGCAGGCACAAGCGAATAACCGATAA